The proteins below are encoded in one region of Tachypleus tridentatus isolate NWPU-2018 chromosome 4, ASM421037v1, whole genome shotgun sequence:
- the LOC143248482 gene encoding torsin-2A-like isoform X1, with protein MNNCQSRKEMLTKCLSLPPVKALYEDYSALTYTPRETGKHHGSSRRSCPPAISTVRHSMCKQTKSSAFGADLLNENQCTALQLYDPRSAQVSTRSIQDSSQSTIKPSFIQPQQTMSFTGPSCTWNLSSPVQPHPRKLLFLRKQKREENFTTSNSKALVRQNESIRSVVPAKLVLQNRTDSTHVCKCTIGWWCLTFSVLLVMFMMYYMFVRSNNTWSLPIHSLEQTLQSQVVGQEIAIKKLINLLSDYLQSEEGTFSRPLSLLLVGGTGTGKSLISKVLASFFPVDSVHKVIVPLYLKIPPEFSQLSSYVERLAAGDRPHLFIVDDASHSLLKKVQEILDSWLLSGNSCSSFPVIFLCISNNQYSKLNEIVINHFQMSGQHNNIPEEYLFSNLEREVLGVSPSKPQIATHLIPLLPLQRHHVEHCIREELRHRGIIDNHSYIVSKLLEETEFFPPSMPVFAVTGCKRISRRVDLYLF; from the exons ATGAATAATTGTCAAAGTAGGAAAGAAATGTTAACTAAGTGTCTGAGTTTACCACCAGTCAAGGCACTATATG aagaTTACTCTGCATTAACTTATACCCCTCGTGAGACTGGAAAGCATCATGGATCCTCGAGGAGAAGTTGTCCACCTGCTATTTCAACCGTTAGACATAGtatgtgtaaacaaacaaaatctagtGCATTTGGTGCTGACTTGTTGAATGAAAATCAGTGTACAGCACTGCAGCTTTATGATCCTC GGTCTGCTCAAGTTTCAACCAGATCAATTCAGGACTCATCACAGTCCACAATAAAACCTTCCTTTATCCAACCTCAGCAGACAATGAGCTTTACTGGTCCATCTTGTACAT gGAATCTAAGTAGTCCTGTACAACCTCACCCAAGAAAATTATTGTTCCTACGTAAACAGAAGAGAGAAGAAAATTTTACCACTAGTAATTCCAAAGCCTTGGTCAGACAGAATGAATCCATAAGGTCAGTAGTTCCAGCAAAACTTGTCCTTCAAAACCGTACTGATAGCACTCACGTCTGTAAGTGTACCATTGGTTGGTGGTGTTTAACATTTTCTGTGTTACTTGTAATGTTTATGATGTATTACATGTTTGTGAGATCAAACAACACTTGGAGTCTTCCTATACATTCTTTAGAACAGACATTACAAAGTCAAGTGGTTGGACAGGAAATAGCTATTAAAAAATTGATAAACTTGTTGTCTGACTATTTACAATCTGAGGAAGGAACCTTTTCAAGACCACTGTCACTGCTGCTAGTTGGGGGAACTGGAACAGGGAAGTCCCTAATATCTAAAGTATTAGCTTCTTTTTTTCCTGTGGATTCTGTCCACAAGGTTATTGTTCCTCTTTATTTAAAAATTCCTCCTGAGTTCTCTCAGTTGTCAAGTTATGTGGAGAGACTGGCTGCTGGTGATAGACCTCACCTGTTCATTGTTGATGATGCAAGCCATTCCCTTCTTAAGAAAGTCCAGGAAATATTAGACAGTTGGCTTCTTTCAGGAAATAGCTGCAGTTCTTTCCCTgtgatatttttatgtatctcAAACAACCAGTATTCAAAGCTGAATGAAATAGTGATAAATCATTTCCAAATGAGTGGTCAACATAACAACATACCCGAAGAATACCTATTTTCAAATCTCGAGAGAGAGGTTTTGGGTGTCTCGCCTAGCAAGCCTCAAATCGCCACCCATCTAATTCCTTTGTTGCCTTTACAAAGGCATCATGTTGAGCACTGTATCAGAGAAGAGCTCCGACATCGAGGCATAATTGATAACCACTCTTATATTGTTTCAAAACTCTTGGAAGAAACAGAATTTTTCCCACCATCTATGCCAGTATTTGCAGTCACAGGATGCAAGAGGATATCGAGAAGGGttgatttgtatttgttttaa
- the LOC143248482 gene encoding torsin-2A-like isoform X3, translating into MNNCQSRKEMLTKCLSLPPVKALYEDYSALTYTPRETGKHHGSSRRSCPPAISTVRHSMCKQTKSSAFGADLLNENQCTALQLYDPRNLSSPVQPHPRKLLFLRKQKREENFTTSNSKALVRQNESIRSVVPAKLVLQNRTDSTHVCKCTIGWWCLTFSVLLVMFMMYYMFVRSNNTWSLPIHSLEQTLQSQVVGQEIAIKKLINLLSDYLQSEEGTFSRPLSLLLVGGTGTGKSLISKVLASFFPVDSVHKVIVPLYLKIPPEFSQLSSYVERLAAGDRPHLFIVDDASHSLLKKVQEILDSWLLSGNSCSSFPVIFLCISNNQYSKLNEIVINHFQMSGQHNNIPEEYLFSNLEREVLGVSPSKPQIATHLIPLLPLQRHHVEHCIREELRHRGIIDNHSYIVSKLLEETEFFPPSMPVFAVTGCKRISRRVDLYLF; encoded by the exons ATGAATAATTGTCAAAGTAGGAAAGAAATGTTAACTAAGTGTCTGAGTTTACCACCAGTCAAGGCACTATATG aagaTTACTCTGCATTAACTTATACCCCTCGTGAGACTGGAAAGCATCATGGATCCTCGAGGAGAAGTTGTCCACCTGCTATTTCAACCGTTAGACATAGtatgtgtaaacaaacaaaatctagtGCATTTGGTGCTGACTTGTTGAATGAAAATCAGTGTACAGCACTGCAGCTTTATGATCCTC gGAATCTAAGTAGTCCTGTACAACCTCACCCAAGAAAATTATTGTTCCTACGTAAACAGAAGAGAGAAGAAAATTTTACCACTAGTAATTCCAAAGCCTTGGTCAGACAGAATGAATCCATAAGGTCAGTAGTTCCAGCAAAACTTGTCCTTCAAAACCGTACTGATAGCACTCACGTCTGTAAGTGTACCATTGGTTGGTGGTGTTTAACATTTTCTGTGTTACTTGTAATGTTTATGATGTATTACATGTTTGTGAGATCAAACAACACTTGGAGTCTTCCTATACATTCTTTAGAACAGACATTACAAAGTCAAGTGGTTGGACAGGAAATAGCTATTAAAAAATTGATAAACTTGTTGTCTGACTATTTACAATCTGAGGAAGGAACCTTTTCAAGACCACTGTCACTGCTGCTAGTTGGGGGAACTGGAACAGGGAAGTCCCTAATATCTAAAGTATTAGCTTCTTTTTTTCCTGTGGATTCTGTCCACAAGGTTATTGTTCCTCTTTATTTAAAAATTCCTCCTGAGTTCTCTCAGTTGTCAAGTTATGTGGAGAGACTGGCTGCTGGTGATAGACCTCACCTGTTCATTGTTGATGATGCAAGCCATTCCCTTCTTAAGAAAGTCCAGGAAATATTAGACAGTTGGCTTCTTTCAGGAAATAGCTGCAGTTCTTTCCCTgtgatatttttatgtatctcAAACAACCAGTATTCAAAGCTGAATGAAATAGTGATAAATCATTTCCAAATGAGTGGTCAACATAACAACATACCCGAAGAATACCTATTTTCAAATCTCGAGAGAGAGGTTTTGGGTGTCTCGCCTAGCAAGCCTCAAATCGCCACCCATCTAATTCCTTTGTTGCCTTTACAAAGGCATCATGTTGAGCACTGTATCAGAGAAGAGCTCCGACATCGAGGCATAATTGATAACCACTCTTATATTGTTTCAAAACTCTTGGAAGAAACAGAATTTTTCCCACCATCTATGCCAGTATTTGCAGTCACAGGATGCAAGAGGATATCGAGAAGGGttgatttgtatttgttttaa
- the LOC143248482 gene encoding torsin-2A-like isoform X2: MNNCQSRKEMLTKCLSLPPVKALYDYSALTYTPRETGKHHGSSRRSCPPAISTVRHSMCKQTKSSAFGADLLNENQCTALQLYDPRSAQVSTRSIQDSSQSTIKPSFIQPQQTMSFTGPSCTWNLSSPVQPHPRKLLFLRKQKREENFTTSNSKALVRQNESIRSVVPAKLVLQNRTDSTHVCKCTIGWWCLTFSVLLVMFMMYYMFVRSNNTWSLPIHSLEQTLQSQVVGQEIAIKKLINLLSDYLQSEEGTFSRPLSLLLVGGTGTGKSLISKVLASFFPVDSVHKVIVPLYLKIPPEFSQLSSYVERLAAGDRPHLFIVDDASHSLLKKVQEILDSWLLSGNSCSSFPVIFLCISNNQYSKLNEIVINHFQMSGQHNNIPEEYLFSNLEREVLGVSPSKPQIATHLIPLLPLQRHHVEHCIREELRHRGIIDNHSYIVSKLLEETEFFPPSMPVFAVTGCKRISRRVDLYLF, from the exons ATGAATAATTGTCAAAGTAGGAAAGAAATGTTAACTAAGTGTCTGAGTTTACCACCAGTCAAGGCACTATATG aTTACTCTGCATTAACTTATACCCCTCGTGAGACTGGAAAGCATCATGGATCCTCGAGGAGAAGTTGTCCACCTGCTATTTCAACCGTTAGACATAGtatgtgtaaacaaacaaaatctagtGCATTTGGTGCTGACTTGTTGAATGAAAATCAGTGTACAGCACTGCAGCTTTATGATCCTC GGTCTGCTCAAGTTTCAACCAGATCAATTCAGGACTCATCACAGTCCACAATAAAACCTTCCTTTATCCAACCTCAGCAGACAATGAGCTTTACTGGTCCATCTTGTACAT gGAATCTAAGTAGTCCTGTACAACCTCACCCAAGAAAATTATTGTTCCTACGTAAACAGAAGAGAGAAGAAAATTTTACCACTAGTAATTCCAAAGCCTTGGTCAGACAGAATGAATCCATAAGGTCAGTAGTTCCAGCAAAACTTGTCCTTCAAAACCGTACTGATAGCACTCACGTCTGTAAGTGTACCATTGGTTGGTGGTGTTTAACATTTTCTGTGTTACTTGTAATGTTTATGATGTATTACATGTTTGTGAGATCAAACAACACTTGGAGTCTTCCTATACATTCTTTAGAACAGACATTACAAAGTCAAGTGGTTGGACAGGAAATAGCTATTAAAAAATTGATAAACTTGTTGTCTGACTATTTACAATCTGAGGAAGGAACCTTTTCAAGACCACTGTCACTGCTGCTAGTTGGGGGAACTGGAACAGGGAAGTCCCTAATATCTAAAGTATTAGCTTCTTTTTTTCCTGTGGATTCTGTCCACAAGGTTATTGTTCCTCTTTATTTAAAAATTCCTCCTGAGTTCTCTCAGTTGTCAAGTTATGTGGAGAGACTGGCTGCTGGTGATAGACCTCACCTGTTCATTGTTGATGATGCAAGCCATTCCCTTCTTAAGAAAGTCCAGGAAATATTAGACAGTTGGCTTCTTTCAGGAAATAGCTGCAGTTCTTTCCCTgtgatatttttatgtatctcAAACAACCAGTATTCAAAGCTGAATGAAATAGTGATAAATCATTTCCAAATGAGTGGTCAACATAACAACATACCCGAAGAATACCTATTTTCAAATCTCGAGAGAGAGGTTTTGGGTGTCTCGCCTAGCAAGCCTCAAATCGCCACCCATCTAATTCCTTTGTTGCCTTTACAAAGGCATCATGTTGAGCACTGTATCAGAGAAGAGCTCCGACATCGAGGCATAATTGATAACCACTCTTATATTGTTTCAAAACTCTTGGAAGAAACAGAATTTTTCCCACCATCTATGCCAGTATTTGCAGTCACAGGATGCAAGAGGATATCGAGAAGGGttgatttgtatttgttttaa
- the LOC143248482 gene encoding torsin-2A-like isoform X4: MCKQTKSSAFGADLLNENQCTALQLYDPRSAQVSTRSIQDSSQSTIKPSFIQPQQTMSFTGPSCTWNLSSPVQPHPRKLLFLRKQKREENFTTSNSKALVRQNESIRSVVPAKLVLQNRTDSTHVCKCTIGWWCLTFSVLLVMFMMYYMFVRSNNTWSLPIHSLEQTLQSQVVGQEIAIKKLINLLSDYLQSEEGTFSRPLSLLLVGGTGTGKSLISKVLASFFPVDSVHKVIVPLYLKIPPEFSQLSSYVERLAAGDRPHLFIVDDASHSLLKKVQEILDSWLLSGNSCSSFPVIFLCISNNQYSKLNEIVINHFQMSGQHNNIPEEYLFSNLEREVLGVSPSKPQIATHLIPLLPLQRHHVEHCIREELRHRGIIDNHSYIVSKLLEETEFFPPSMPVFAVTGCKRISRRVDLYLF; this comes from the exons atgtgtaaacaaacaaaatctagtGCATTTGGTGCTGACTTGTTGAATGAAAATCAGTGTACAGCACTGCAGCTTTATGATCCTC GGTCTGCTCAAGTTTCAACCAGATCAATTCAGGACTCATCACAGTCCACAATAAAACCTTCCTTTATCCAACCTCAGCAGACAATGAGCTTTACTGGTCCATCTTGTACAT gGAATCTAAGTAGTCCTGTACAACCTCACCCAAGAAAATTATTGTTCCTACGTAAACAGAAGAGAGAAGAAAATTTTACCACTAGTAATTCCAAAGCCTTGGTCAGACAGAATGAATCCATAAGGTCAGTAGTTCCAGCAAAACTTGTCCTTCAAAACCGTACTGATAGCACTCACGTCTGTAAGTGTACCATTGGTTGGTGGTGTTTAACATTTTCTGTGTTACTTGTAATGTTTATGATGTATTACATGTTTGTGAGATCAAACAACACTTGGAGTCTTCCTATACATTCTTTAGAACAGACATTACAAAGTCAAGTGGTTGGACAGGAAATAGCTATTAAAAAATTGATAAACTTGTTGTCTGACTATTTACAATCTGAGGAAGGAACCTTTTCAAGACCACTGTCACTGCTGCTAGTTGGGGGAACTGGAACAGGGAAGTCCCTAATATCTAAAGTATTAGCTTCTTTTTTTCCTGTGGATTCTGTCCACAAGGTTATTGTTCCTCTTTATTTAAAAATTCCTCCTGAGTTCTCTCAGTTGTCAAGTTATGTGGAGAGACTGGCTGCTGGTGATAGACCTCACCTGTTCATTGTTGATGATGCAAGCCATTCCCTTCTTAAGAAAGTCCAGGAAATATTAGACAGTTGGCTTCTTTCAGGAAATAGCTGCAGTTCTTTCCCTgtgatatttttatgtatctcAAACAACCAGTATTCAAAGCTGAATGAAATAGTGATAAATCATTTCCAAATGAGTGGTCAACATAACAACATACCCGAAGAATACCTATTTTCAAATCTCGAGAGAGAGGTTTTGGGTGTCTCGCCTAGCAAGCCTCAAATCGCCACCCATCTAATTCCTTTGTTGCCTTTACAAAGGCATCATGTTGAGCACTGTATCAGAGAAGAGCTCCGACATCGAGGCATAATTGATAACCACTCTTATATTGTTTCAAAACTCTTGGAAGAAACAGAATTTTTCCCACCATCTATGCCAGTATTTGCAGTCACAGGATGCAAGAGGATATCGAGAAGGGttgatttgtatttgttttaa